A genome region from Deltaproteobacteria bacterium includes the following:
- a CDS encoding DUF5615 family PIN-like protein, with product MKIVIDMNLSPQWVEVLKPEGHQCLHWSEIGPSNASDREILFWARSNGFVVFTHDLDFGAILAATKADSPSVLQLRAQDISPKRIGATVISAFQQLGEVLDRGALVSIDTKGARARILPLSREE from the coding sequence ATGAAGATCGTGATAGACATGAACTTGTCCCCCCAATGGGTTGAAGTTCTGAAACCGGAAGGTCACCAGTGTTTACATTGGTCGGAGATCGGTCCTTCAAATGCATCAGATCGTGAAATCCTCTTTTGGGCGCGATCCAACGGTTTCGTGGTATTTACCCATGATCTTGATTTCGGTGCAATCCTCGCCGCCACCAAGGCTGATTCTCCAAGTGTGTTGCAGTTGCGAGCACAAGATATTTCACCGAAGCGCATCGGTGCAACAGTAATCTCAGCATTTCAGCAGCTTGGAGAAGTTTTAGACCGGGGGGCATTGGTAAGTATCGATACGAAGGGAGCCAGGGCTCGCATCCTGCCCCTTTCACGCGAAGAATAG
- a CDS encoding DUF433 domain-containing protein produces MELLKRITFDPEIMGGKPCIRGMRVTVGMIVGLVASDHTKKDILEMYPYLENEDIDEALRYAAWRVEEIEVPVKTEIA; encoded by the coding sequence ATGGAATTATTAAAAAGGATTACCTTCGACCCTGAAATAATGGGTGGAAAACCTTGTATCCGCGGCATGCGGGTAACCGTTGGTATGATCGTTGGTCTTGTAGCTTCAGACCATACCAAGAAAGACATCCTGGAAATGTATCCTTATTTGGAAAACGAAGATATCGATGAAGCGCTTCGGTATGCCGCCTGGAGAGTTGAAGAGATTGAAGTTCCCGTCAAGACGGAAATTGCATGA
- a CDS encoding aspartate 1-decarboxylase: protein MRRTMFKSKLHRVKVTEADLHYEGSCAIDLDLMEAADILPYEMIQIYNINNGERFETYAIEGERGSGAISLNGAAARKGQPGDLIIIVTFVHLDEEEVRTHKPTVVFVDEHNRIPSAKREMKSI from the coding sequence ATGCGACGGACCATGTTTAAGTCGAAACTCCACCGCGTCAAGGTCACCGAAGCGGATCTGCACTATGAAGGCAGCTGCGCCATAGATCTGGATTTGATGGAAGCGGCGGACATCCTCCCCTACGAGATGATACAGATCTATAATATCAATAACGGTGAGCGCTTCGAAACGTACGCCATAGAAGGTGAACGAGGCTCGGGCGCCATCTCTTTGAACGGAGCCGCCGCCCGAAAAGGCCAACCCGGGGACTTGATCATTATTGTCACCTTCGTCCATCTGGACGAGGAGGAAGTGCGGACCCATAAGCCGACAGTGGTGTTCGTGGACGAGCACAATCGAATCCCCTCCGCCAAACGCGAGATGAAATCCATTTAA
- a CDS encoding FRG domain-containing protein: MIKTVTELIDCIKRDLNTWDKRTKPWFRGESGDDQPLCPKIAFYKAHEENYLLQSFRRQAGGLTNVPGRQQLDLWLFLAQHYGVPTRLLDWTEGALLALYFAINRGNENPRIYMLNPHRINEISGSQNTFPNYPLSFHRGGSLYVALAWQNRVVDQGMKKLRDEIGLDIDIPLAFPATYQDHRMIAQRSCFTIHGTNLSPIQDILSKKSIAVSDCLFEYKIDANAKRDLLRDLSILGVSAATIFPDLDNLARDLKSNIETFTEGHSADAKSPAAD, encoded by the coding sequence ATGATCAAAACCGTTACAGAACTGATCGATTGTATCAAAAGAGATCTAAACACATGGGATAAGCGAACTAAGCCATGGTTTCGAGGTGAATCTGGCGATGACCAACCTTTGTGCCCCAAAATAGCATTCTATAAAGCACATGAAGAAAACTACTTGCTACAATCTTTCCGAAGACAAGCTGGTGGACTTACAAATGTACCTGGGCGTCAACAGCTGGATTTATGGCTTTTTTTGGCCCAACATTATGGAGTTCCAACAAGGTTACTTGACTGGACAGAGGGCGCCCTACTCGCTCTTTACTTTGCAATAAATAGAGGAAATGAAAACCCAAGAATTTATATGTTAAATCCGCATCGCATTAATGAGATTTCTGGTTCACAAAACACTTTTCCTAATTATCCCCTAAGCTTTCATCGCGGCGGTAGTCTATACGTCGCCTTGGCTTGGCAGAACCGTGTGGTTGACCAAGGCATGAAAAAGTTACGAGATGAAATCGGGTTAGATATTGACATTCCTCTTGCCTTCCCTGCAACCTATCAAGACCACCGCATGATTGCACAACGTAGCTGTTTCACTATTCACGGAACGAACCTATCACCAATCCAAGACATTCTGTCAAAAAAGTCCATCGCAGTGTCCGATTGCCTTTTCGAATACAAGATTGATGCAAATGCCAAAAGGGATCTTTTAAGAGACCTTTCAATTTTGGGAGTATCGGCAGCAACCATTTTTCCTGACTTAGACAATTTAGCACGTGATTTGAAATCGAATATCGAAACCTTTACCGAAGGTCATTCAGCCGACGCAAAAAGCCCCGCAGCTGATTAA
- a CDS encoding cytochrome b5 yields MKESSAEEIDRFNGKDGNPAYVAHRGKVYDVTGSKVWKGGVHMNRHHAGKDLTSDILAAPHDPSFLERYPRVGTLKESGIAEGEPADDFSRLSAGAYFLKTHSHPMTVHFPIAFTYAAVMFDALYLLLGIKAFEITALDCLGAGIFFTPIAIATGFYTWLTKYRAKRMRPVMIKLRLSFVLLATEIAAFAWRLEDPAVLDRFGWAGVMYLFLLVLMLVSVTIIGWFGASLTFPMGKPATGSRRSGLPPSDR; encoded by the coding sequence ATGAAAGAGTCCTCAGCCGAAGAAATCGACCGGTTCAACGGGAAAGACGGAAACCCCGCGTATGTCGCGCACCGGGGCAAAGTCTACGACGTGACCGGAAGCAAAGTGTGGAAAGGCGGCGTGCACATGAACCGCCACCATGCCGGAAAGGACTTGACCTCGGATATCCTGGCCGCTCCTCACGACCCAAGTTTTTTGGAACGATATCCCCGGGTGGGAACCCTGAAGGAGAGCGGAATTGCCGAAGGAGAGCCGGCCGACGATTTTTCGCGGCTTTCCGCCGGGGCGTACTTTTTGAAAACCCATTCTCACCCCATGACCGTCCACTTCCCGATTGCTTTTACCTACGCCGCCGTCATGTTCGACGCGCTCTATCTTCTCCTGGGGATAAAAGCCTTCGAGATCACGGCCCTCGATTGCCTCGGGGCCGGCATTTTTTTCACGCCCATAGCCATTGCCACCGGCTTCTATACCTGGTTGACGAAATACCGGGCCAAGCGAATGCGCCCGGTGATGATCAAGCTGCGGCTTTCTTTCGTCCTTCTGGCCACTGAGATCGCAGCCTTCGCATGGAGATTGGAGGATCCGGCCGTCCTCGATCGTTTCGGATGGGCCGGCGTCATGTATCTTTTCTTGCTTGTTCTCATGCTCGTTTCGGTAACGATCATCGGGTGGTTCGGCGCGAGCCTGACGTTCCCCATGGGAAAGCCGGCGACGGGCAGCCGGCGATCCGGACTTCCGCCGAGCGATCGCTGA
- a CDS encoding pantoate--beta-alanine ligase — translation MEVIKDVQEMRQWSISFRQNGGSIGFVPTMGFLHEGHVSLLKAARERCDALVVSIFVNPTQFGPSEDLSQYPRDLDRDLTLTREVGADIVFFPDVSQMYPPGFQTYVQVEELSRGLCGTDRPTHFRGVATVVAKLFNQVLPDQAFFGEKDYQQLAVIKRMAKDLDMGVEVIGCPIVREPDGLAMSSRNVYLNTKGRKAALCLRRSIRKAQELVRSGNRESSWILQEVTNIIATEPLVQLIYAEIRHPESLDPLDHIDPRGVLLLAARVENTRLIDNGYLPE, via the coding sequence ATGGAAGTGATCAAAGACGTCCAGGAAATGCGTCAATGGTCTATTTCCTTTCGGCAAAATGGGGGAAGCATCGGCTTCGTTCCCACGATGGGTTTTCTGCACGAAGGCCACGTGAGCCTGCTGAAAGCGGCCAGGGAACGGTGCGACGCTCTGGTCGTCAGTATTTTTGTCAATCCGACCCAGTTTGGACCCAGCGAAGACCTCTCCCAATATCCACGCGACCTGGATAGAGACCTGACCCTTACTCGTGAAGTGGGCGCGGATATCGTGTTTTTCCCGGACGTATCGCAGATGTACCCGCCGGGATTTCAGACCTATGTTCAGGTGGAAGAGCTGAGTCGGGGACTCTGCGGGACGGACAGGCCCACCCACTTCAGGGGAGTGGCCACCGTAGTCGCCAAACTGTTTAATCAGGTCCTTCCCGATCAGGCCTTTTTCGGTGAGAAGGATTATCAGCAGCTCGCCGTGATCAAGCGCATGGCGAAAGATCTCGACATGGGCGTGGAAGTCATCGGTTGCCCCATTGTCCGGGAGCCGGACGGCCTGGCCATGAGTTCGAGAAACGTCTACCTGAATACCAAAGGCCGGAAAGCGGCTCTCTGCCTGCGTCGCTCCATTCGGAAAGCGCAGGAGCTGGTGCGAAGCGGAAACAGAGAGTCGTCCTGGATTCTTCAGGAAGTAACCAACATCATAGCAACTGAACCATTGGTTCAGCTTATATACGCCGAGATCCGCCATCCGGAATCATTGGACCCCCTCGATCATATTGACCCAAGGGGGGTGTTGTTGCTGGCAGCGCGGGTCGAAAATACACGATTGATTGACAACGGCTACTTGCCGGAATGA